From the Plectropomus leopardus isolate mb chromosome 18, YSFRI_Pleo_2.0, whole genome shotgun sequence genome, one window contains:
- the sgo1 gene encoding shugoshin 1 isoform X1, which produces MAKERAQKKSFEQSLEDIKERMKEKRNKRLASASAPNRGRSRMINKSNAGNSTHTILKGVQMNNKALAVALQAEKEKARQANAVILQLKREQQALFLHLLLLKKKLKEQEALALSASENKSPNVSDEPKHHVNSARRKRISQNLDEPIVCKASPICADPQLSEKTAQSDKQVALPPTVGVRRRHADRRSRRRSERVQQNLLLSEGDPITGLDPLIASPIRSDSENTNKLQQGEEADLVAPVDTEEFQHSTPEPAPPKNNNNNQQRPCRKKAQQQQQLQPRAKAESAARKAERGRKPERAPLKKPWENPKPRARSKSRDRSATRAKTAPPSQGNKLNTSLGFNDTFDFDCEEEVHVTPFKAKAEDNQLSTPISEETPITEASPVVSKQNDSSSSSPSSESEDSLYVPQKSRRRQVSPDKTKVISTRRGRPSRRASQKDNPPKQEISVCRDEESGPQTVEPEKKEAHHSPDSSFSNSPDPVMMTQKNHQEPHRELIGKDSLLPVSPLVEAEMMRIDSVLSNFQDSSGEAPLLPHQTQQRVKTCKKRGLGVRTAGRGLSLCDVTNLSPAAYRKFSSGGSRPSDARCSTPVPARKRRCTMAVDYKEPTLNAKLRRGDKFTDLQFLRSPIFKQKSGRRSVQKSRNSISSQQTYEKYNESFVGCR; this is translated from the exons ATGGCGAAAGAACGGGCCCAGAAGAAGTCCTTCGAGCAGAGTCTGGAGGACATCAAGGAGAGGATGAAGGAAAAGAGGAACAAACGGCTGGCTAGTGCTTCAGCTCCTAACAGAGGACGGTCCAGAATGATAAACAAGAGCAATG cGGGTAACTCCACTCACACCATCCTGAAGGGTGTCCAGATGAACAACAAGGCACTGGCTGTAGCTCTGCAAGCCGAAAAGGAAAAAGCAAGACAGGCCAATGCAGTGATCCTGCAGCTGAAAAGGGAGCAACAGGCCCTTTTCCTTCACCTGCTTCTGCTCAAGAAGAAGCTTAAAGAGCAGGAAGCTCTGGCATTGAGTGCTTCAGAG AATAAATCTCCCAATGTCTCTGATGAGCCCAAACACCATGTAAATTCGGCAAG GCGAAAGCGCATCAGCCAGAACCTTGATGAGCCCATTGTTTGCAAAGCTTCACCAATTTGTGCAG ACCCTCAGCTCTCTGAAAAGACTGCACAATCTGACAAGCAGGTTGCGTTGCCACCTACAGTGGGTGTGAGGCGCCGCCATGCAGATagaagaagcaggaggaggtcTGAGCGTGTGCAACAAAATTTGTTGTTGAGTGAGGGGGACCCCATCACGGGCTTGGATCCTTTAATAGCAAGTCCTATTCGCAGTGACAGTGAAAATACTAATAAACTACAGCAAGGAGAAGAGGCAGATTTAGTGGCCCCTGTTGACACTGAGGAGTTTCAGCATTCTACTCCTGAACCTGCCCcacctaaaaacaacaacaacaaccagcaGCGGCCCTGCAGGAAAaaagctcagcagcagcagcagctgcagccccGCGCCAAAGCAGAATCTGCTGCACGTAAAGCAGAGAGAGGCCGTAAACCAGAGCGTGCCCCTTTGAAGAAACCTTGGGAGAATCCCAAACCCAGAGCTCGCTCTAAGAGTCGGGATCGGTCAGCCACACGGGCCAAAACAGCACCTCCGTCGCAGGGGAATAAGCTCAACACGTCACTGGGATTTAATGACACGTTTGATTTTGACTGCGAGGAGGAGGTTCACGTCACACCATTCAAAGCCAAGGCAGAGGACAATCAGCTGTCCACACCCATCAGCGAGGAGACTCCAATAACTGAAGCTTCACCTGTGGTTTCCAAACAGAATGACTCCAGCTCGTCATCACCCTCTTCTGAATCAGAGGACAGCCTTTATGTCCCTCAGAAGAGCAGACGAAGGCAGGTTTCCCCCGACAAGACCAAAGTGATCTCCACTCGTAGAGGCCGGCCCTCTCGACGCGCTAGTCAGAAGGACAACCCTCCAAAACAGGAGATCTCTG tCTGCAGAGACGAGGAGTCAGGTCCTCAGACTGTAGAACcagaaaagaaagaagctcATCACTCCCCTGACTCTAGCTTCTCAAACAGCCCTGACCCAGTTATGATGACGCAGAAAAATCACCAAG AGCCTCACAGAGAACTTATTGGGAAGGATTCTTTGCTGCCTGTTAGCCCTCTGGTTGAAGCTGAGATGATGAGAATAGACAGTGTCCTGTCCAATTTCCAAGATTCTTCTGGTGAAGCTCCTCTTTTACCCCACCAAACACAGCAGAGGGTCAAGACATGCAAGAAAC GTGGGCTTGGTGTAAGGACAGCAGGGCGGGGCTTGAGTCTGTGTGATGTGACCAATCTGTCCCCTGCAGCCTATCGCAAGTTCTCCTCTGGTGGCTCACGGCCTTCTGATGCCCGATGCTCCACCCCTGTTCCTGCTCGCAAGCGGCGCTGCACCATGGCGGTGGACTACAAGGAACCCACGCTAAATGC GAAACTTCGGCGTGGAGACAAGTTCACAGACTTGCAGTTCCTCCGCTCTCCTATTTTCAAGCAAAAGTCAGGCAGGAGGTCTGTACAGAAATCAAGGAATTCCATAAGCAGCCAGCAGACATATGAGAAATACAATGAGTCATTTGTCGGATGTCGCTGA
- the sgo1 gene encoding shugoshin 1 isoform X2 — MAKERAQKKSFEQSLEDIKERMKEKRNKRLASASAPNRGRSRMINKSNAGNSTHTILKGVQMNNKALAVALQAEKEKARQANAVILQLKREQQALFLHLLLLKKKLKEQEALALSASENKSPNVSDEPKHHVNSARRKRISQNLDEPIVCKASPICADPQLSEKTAQSDKQVALPPTVGVRRRHADRRSRRRSERVQQNLLLSEGDPITGLDPLIASPIRSDSENTNKLQQGEEADLVAPVDTEEFQHSTPEPAPPKNNNNNQQRPCRKKAQQQQQLQPRAKAESAARKAERGRKPERAPLKKPWENPKPRARSKSRDRSATRAKTAPPSQGNKLNTSLGFNDTFDFDCEEEVHVTPFKAKAEDNQLSTPISEETPITEASPVVSKQNDSSSSSPSSESEDSLYVPQKSRRRQVSPDKTKVISTRRGRPSRRASQKDNPPKQEISVCRDEESGPQTVEPEKKEAHHSPDSSFSNSPDPVMMTQKNHQEPHRELIGKDSLLPVSPLVEAEMMRIDSVLSNFQDSSGEAPLLPHQTQQRVKTCKKPYRKFSSGGSRPSDARCSTPVPARKRRCTMAVDYKEPTLNAKLRRGDKFTDLQFLRSPIFKQKSGRRSVQKSRNSISSQQTYEKYNESFVGCR, encoded by the exons ATGGCGAAAGAACGGGCCCAGAAGAAGTCCTTCGAGCAGAGTCTGGAGGACATCAAGGAGAGGATGAAGGAAAAGAGGAACAAACGGCTGGCTAGTGCTTCAGCTCCTAACAGAGGACGGTCCAGAATGATAAACAAGAGCAATG cGGGTAACTCCACTCACACCATCCTGAAGGGTGTCCAGATGAACAACAAGGCACTGGCTGTAGCTCTGCAAGCCGAAAAGGAAAAAGCAAGACAGGCCAATGCAGTGATCCTGCAGCTGAAAAGGGAGCAACAGGCCCTTTTCCTTCACCTGCTTCTGCTCAAGAAGAAGCTTAAAGAGCAGGAAGCTCTGGCATTGAGTGCTTCAGAG AATAAATCTCCCAATGTCTCTGATGAGCCCAAACACCATGTAAATTCGGCAAG GCGAAAGCGCATCAGCCAGAACCTTGATGAGCCCATTGTTTGCAAAGCTTCACCAATTTGTGCAG ACCCTCAGCTCTCTGAAAAGACTGCACAATCTGACAAGCAGGTTGCGTTGCCACCTACAGTGGGTGTGAGGCGCCGCCATGCAGATagaagaagcaggaggaggtcTGAGCGTGTGCAACAAAATTTGTTGTTGAGTGAGGGGGACCCCATCACGGGCTTGGATCCTTTAATAGCAAGTCCTATTCGCAGTGACAGTGAAAATACTAATAAACTACAGCAAGGAGAAGAGGCAGATTTAGTGGCCCCTGTTGACACTGAGGAGTTTCAGCATTCTACTCCTGAACCTGCCCcacctaaaaacaacaacaacaaccagcaGCGGCCCTGCAGGAAAaaagctcagcagcagcagcagctgcagccccGCGCCAAAGCAGAATCTGCTGCACGTAAAGCAGAGAGAGGCCGTAAACCAGAGCGTGCCCCTTTGAAGAAACCTTGGGAGAATCCCAAACCCAGAGCTCGCTCTAAGAGTCGGGATCGGTCAGCCACACGGGCCAAAACAGCACCTCCGTCGCAGGGGAATAAGCTCAACACGTCACTGGGATTTAATGACACGTTTGATTTTGACTGCGAGGAGGAGGTTCACGTCACACCATTCAAAGCCAAGGCAGAGGACAATCAGCTGTCCACACCCATCAGCGAGGAGACTCCAATAACTGAAGCTTCACCTGTGGTTTCCAAACAGAATGACTCCAGCTCGTCATCACCCTCTTCTGAATCAGAGGACAGCCTTTATGTCCCTCAGAAGAGCAGACGAAGGCAGGTTTCCCCCGACAAGACCAAAGTGATCTCCACTCGTAGAGGCCGGCCCTCTCGACGCGCTAGTCAGAAGGACAACCCTCCAAAACAGGAGATCTCTG tCTGCAGAGACGAGGAGTCAGGTCCTCAGACTGTAGAACcagaaaagaaagaagctcATCACTCCCCTGACTCTAGCTTCTCAAACAGCCCTGACCCAGTTATGATGACGCAGAAAAATCACCAAG AGCCTCACAGAGAACTTATTGGGAAGGATTCTTTGCTGCCTGTTAGCCCTCTGGTTGAAGCTGAGATGATGAGAATAGACAGTGTCCTGTCCAATTTCCAAGATTCTTCTGGTGAAGCTCCTCTTTTACCCCACCAAACACAGCAGAGGGTCAAGACATGCAAGAAAC CCTATCGCAAGTTCTCCTCTGGTGGCTCACGGCCTTCTGATGCCCGATGCTCCACCCCTGTTCCTGCTCGCAAGCGGCGCTGCACCATGGCGGTGGACTACAAGGAACCCACGCTAAATGC GAAACTTCGGCGTGGAGACAAGTTCACAGACTTGCAGTTCCTCCGCTCTCCTATTTTCAAGCAAAAGTCAGGCAGGAGGTCTGTACAGAAATCAAGGAATTCCATAAGCAGCCAGCAGACATATGAGAAATACAATGAGTCATTTGTCGGATGTCGCTGA